A part of Candidatus Izemoplasmatales bacterium genomic DNA contains:
- the eno gene encoding phosphopyruvate hydratase (catalyzes the formation of phosphoenolpyruvate from 2-phospho-D-glycerate in glycolysis), with protein YAGLVDKYPIITIEDGLDQNDWEGWAMITRKLGKKIQLVGDDLFVTNTERLARGIKEGIANSILIKVNQIGSLTETFNAIEMAKRAGYTAVVSHRSGETEDSTIADISVATNAGQIKTGSLSRTDRIAKYNQLLRIEEELGEIAEYQGMKSFYSVKK; from the coding sequence TACGCCGGCCTCGTCGACAAGTACCCGATCATCACGATCGAGGACGGCCTCGACCAGAACGACTGGGAAGGCTGGGCGATGATCACCAGGAAGCTCGGCAAGAAGATCCAGCTCGTCGGCGACGACCTCTTCGTCACCAACACCGAGCGCCTCGCCCGCGGCATCAAGGAAGGGATCGCCAACTCGATCCTGATCAAGGTCAACCAGATCGGCTCGCTCACCGAGACCTTCAACGCCATCGAGATGGCGAAGCGGGCCGGCTACACCGCCGTCGTGAGCCACCGCTCCGGCGAGACCGAAGACTCCACGATCGCCGACATCTCGGTCGCGACCAACGCCGGCCAGATCAAGACCGGATCGCTCTCCCGCACCGACCGGATCGCGAAGTACAACCAGCTCCTCCGGATCGAGGAGGAACTGGGCGAGATCGCCGAGTACCAGGGGATGAAGTCGTTCTACAGCGTCAAGAAGTGA
- the secG gene encoding preprotein translocase subunit SecG, with the protein MGFLDWLLLVVSVLLIALVMIQESKDDVKNTFSGEKSELFKNQKQRGPELFLTRLTVGMSVVFAVVTILAIIL; encoded by the coding sequence ATGGGATTTCTGGATTGGCTGTTGCTTGTCGTATCGGTGCTCCTGATCGCCCTGGTGATGATCCAGGAGTCGAAGGACGATGTCAAGAATACGTTTTCCGGGGAGAAGTCCGAGCTCTTCAAGAACCAGAAGCAGCGCGGGCCGGAACTCTTCCTGACGCGCCTCACCGTCGGCATGTCCGTGGTGTTCGCGGTCGTCACGATTCTCGCCATCATCCTCTAG